Proteins co-encoded in one Aerosakkonema funiforme FACHB-1375 genomic window:
- a CDS encoding LamG-like jellyroll fold domain-containing protein: MLFVEKVRVAVAGVSLSYPLETKKRPANRAAKQAAHSQTKMQDTPPPIDYFPNAPTFDGVDDKLDMPYAPELNPASFTVEMWAMVQGGSGYQSILASVGGSPLEGRKGYLFCVTPTRQWQFWVGNGEPKAFWKVLTGPQIKQGVWTHLAGVYDRRTRTMAFYVNGREVGRQMDVQYQPNDRNPTYVGAGATGQGTSPCFFCGKIAEVHVWDRVLTPTEIQALSNQQSIEVKAEPIIETDPESTSADRNTRHFAAQPTAQPNIQTQPTVTGTDSSFPNQSGQGVGNAPNVNPTWSNPTIETPLARSSPLEQPLAAQQPTADTSAPDPQSVLWQIGKPGQGGTPAATGAWTLVYNYTIGTESDPVNHPTIPSCLVPTNVNTIPNSTSQLNIHFVLSEDYTEGQLVLCYDRYGSGEDNLFLDGQPIAKTPGAERGKLKQSQIPLGFVQKGSHTISITTSNSADSAHVIDYIQLKTLKPMLSNLTSGLLSSGNAQSGGNQGSQGSQGQGGLLSPVTGVLGQATGALGGVTGLVGGLTGGEGGGPLGAVTGLVGGLAGGDGGPLGAVTGLVGGLTGGDGGPLGAVTGLVGGLTGGEGGPLGAVTGLVGGVAGGLPLVGGLVGGGGGGGGLPLVGDLLGTVGGVAGGLPLVGGVANSLGGVAGGLPLVGGLLGGGGGAGGRGGSAGMGGQGGQLVPGAASNQAIVQLAQILSQMNALMVQMTQILNQLAASANQSAGGGMVSQQQLAQLQALANASPQQLAQLQAMGMVSPQQLAQLQAMGHQVPGMGNVSPQQLAQLQAMGHQVPGMGNVSPQQLAQLQAMGQQVPGMGNLSQQQLAQLQAMGQQVPGMGNLSQQQLAQMYQNQMMR; this comes from the coding sequence ATGCTGTTTGTCGAAAAGGTTAGGGTTGCAGTTGCAGGCGTCTCTCTCAGCTACCCCCTTGAGACCAAAAAGCGTCCGGCCAACCGTGCGGCAAAGCAGGCAGCGCACTCCCAAACAAAAATGCAGGACACGCCTCCTCCAATTGACTATTTTCCCAACGCTCCTACCTTTGATGGAGTCGATGACAAATTAGATATGCCCTATGCTCCGGAACTGAACCCTGCCAGTTTCACAGTAGAAATGTGGGCAATGGTTCAGGGTGGCAGCGGGTATCAATCTATACTAGCCTCAGTAGGAGGGTCTCCTTTGGAAGGACGCAAAGGCTACCTTTTTTGCGTGACCCCGACACGGCAATGGCAGTTCTGGGTAGGAAACGGGGAACCAAAAGCATTCTGGAAAGTACTGACCGGCCCGCAAATAAAACAGGGTGTTTGGACACATCTAGCAGGAGTGTACGATCGCAGGACTCGCACAATGGCATTCTACGTCAACGGGCGGGAAGTAGGGCGACAGATGGATGTGCAATACCAGCCAAACGATCGCAATCCTACTTACGTCGGCGCTGGTGCGACCGGCCAGGGGACAAGTCCTTGCTTCTTCTGCGGCAAAATCGCAGAAGTTCACGTTTGGGATCGAGTGCTTACCCCCACCGAGATCCAGGCTCTTTCCAATCAGCAGTCGATCGAAGTTAAAGCAGAACCAATTATCGAGACCGACCCAGAGTCAACTTCTGCCGATCGCAATACCCGTCACTTTGCTGCACAACCAACCGCACAACCAAACATACAAACCCAACCAACAGTGACCGGTACAGACTCTTCCTTCCCAAATCAGTCCGGACAGGGGGTTGGTAATGCACCGAACGTCAACCCTACTTGGTCAAATCCGACTATTGAAACCCCCCTGGCGCGATCGTCCCCTCTCGAACAACCCCTCGCAGCCCAGCAACCTACCGCAGACACTTCCGCGCCTGACCCGCAATCGGTACTCTGGCAAATCGGTAAGCCCGGTCAAGGCGGAACGCCAGCGGCCACAGGAGCCTGGACGCTGGTATATAACTATACGATCGGCACAGAATCCGACCCCGTTAATCACCCCACCATACCCTCGTGCCTGGTGCCGACGAATGTAAATACCATTCCCAATTCCACCAGCCAACTCAACATTCACTTTGTCCTGTCAGAAGACTATACTGAAGGACAGTTGGTTCTTTGTTACGATCGCTACGGCTCTGGGGAAGACAACTTATTTCTGGATGGGCAACCCATTGCCAAGACGCCTGGGGCAGAAAGAGGCAAGCTCAAACAAAGTCAAATCCCCTTGGGATTTGTTCAAAAAGGGTCTCATACAATCTCAATTACAACTTCAAACAGTGCCGATAGCGCACACGTAATCGACTATATACAACTCAAAACTCTTAAACCTATGCTTTCCAACCTCACATCCGGACTTTTGTCTTCAGGTAATGCTCAATCAGGAGGCAACCAAGGTTCCCAAGGCTCTCAGGGTCAAGGCGGATTGTTATCTCCCGTCACAGGTGTTTTAGGTCAGGCGACGGGAGCTCTGGGAGGAGTTACCGGACTGGTGGGTGGCTTAACCGGTGGAGAAGGCGGTGGGCCTTTGGGCGCAGTTACCGGACTGGTGGGCGGCTTAGCCGGTGGAGATGGTGGGCCTCTAGGTGCAGTTACCGGACTGGTGGGCGGTTTAACCGGTGGAGATGGTGGGCCTTTGGGTGCAGTCACCGGACTGGTGGGTGGCTTAACCGGCGGAGAAGGCGGGCCTTTGGGCGCAGTCACCGGACTGGTGGGCGGTGTAGCTGGTGGATTGCCCCTGGTAGGCGGATTGGTCGGTGGCGGTGGTGGTGGGGGCGGATTGCCCCTAGTAGGAGATCTGCTCGGTACGGTCGGCGGTGTAGCCGGTGGGTTGCCGCTAGTAGGAGGCGTCGCTAATTCACTCGGCGGTGTAGCTGGTGGATTGCCTTTAGTAGGAGGATTGCTCGGAGGCGGCGGCGGTGCAGGCGGTCGCGGTGGTTCTGCTGGTATGGGGGGACAAGGCGGACAGCTTGTGCCTGGTGCCGCATCTAACCAAGCGATCGTCCAGCTAGCTCAAATACTTTCCCAGATGAATGCCTTGATGGTTCAGATGACTCAAATACTCAATCAACTGGCAGCATCTGCCAATCAATCTGCTGGAGGAGGAATGGTATCGCAGCAACAGCTCGCCCAACTCCAGGCACTCGCAAACGCCTCACCCCAACAGCTAGCTCAACTTCAGGCAATGGGAATGGTATCACCGCAACAGCTAGCTCAACTGCAAGCAATGGGACACCAAGTACCGGGAATGGGTAATGTCTCACCGCAACAGCTAGCTCAACTGCAAGCAATGGGACACCAAGTACCGGGAATGGGTAATGTCTCACCGCAACAGCTAGCTCAACTTCAGGCAATGGGACAGCAAGTGCCGGGAATGGGTAACCTCTCACAGCAACAGCTGGCTCAACTTCAGGCAATGGGACAGCAAGTGCCGGGAATGGGTAACCTCTCACAGCAACAGCTGGCTCAAATGTATCAAAATCAGATGATGCGCTAG
- a CDS encoding LamG-like jellyroll fold domain-containing protein, whose amino-acid sequence MQKEIPNYLPYVLKFDGQDDHIVLPEMKIDYSQGFTIEAWVFYNSFKNASRVIDFGNGPSKNNIVFGYILNGTNALVLDIKKGSTSQQIVAEKALEIGEWMHLAATVDASGNGKLYKNGQEIQAGTIQLPPNVNRSINYIARSNWVNDPYFDGKIAEVRLWKRARTAEELQNDLHRRLEGKVAGLVGYWPLNEGKGDTVSKTGKINGATWYNEIFFPTKDPFSYPQNLLSFRLNSIQIQDPFENNQEFTISLWVKPSVLNDGGWHGLIGYDKDKYRKPGLWLAPNNSGLHYDSYDEAGKRYNAPLEKFFETQERWVHITWVKQGTEYKFYRNGELFDTKPAPETVYTKSDSSYWIGKVDNFWQGEIAEVAVWNYARSPVEIKDAVYDRLFGVELGLVGYWPLNEGSGDTAKDKTARANNGIINQATWGQQYFLKPVDRILRTQQYLSLPCLNFNGKNSYVEVPAHSNPTDAVTVSVWVKSNTPNWNESGCLIEKQNAYSLHPEAGGKTLVFSIYCGGWKSLKITPEIDITQWNHYAGTFDGKLTCLYINGKFAGNMGQATQKIDASNSAFCIGKDLNSAKYFNGTVAEVQVWDRALSEKEIQKYMSANPANEPGLLGYWPLHEGAGDTATNLAKNGETGKITKATWERQVFNKLALISRDDFTAIKNEKFIKTALYFDGQNDHIVLPEMNVDYAQGFTVEAWVYYNSFKSWSRIIDFFNLPTNTDKIVFANVESTDTLALDIKRGKTEQRITADKVLETGKWMHLAATVDASGNGKLYKNGQEIKSGKMHLPESLNRTQNYIGKSHGSGDGYFDGRIAEVRVWNRARKAEELQQDMNRRLAGNETGLVGYWPLNEGSENRVFDKTSNGKHGRIDGAIWPQISESDYLQSVLSVHKHNFYIRLTDPFRRSTAQNNEEFTISFWVNPLVLNDGNFYGLMGIYVKPSLFVGPNNNALYFTIPSGNTENTVKPKKIYAEFLNNFFEAPNKWVHIAWVNRGKELNFYRNGELFATKPTPEDFHRRSIGAEFYLGIIPLVLGAQSCPETKVTKDNKNFFGQISYMSFWDRACSQEEIKANMHRRLVGNEAGLVGYWPLDEGGNIIYNRVNPGYGIGLRDFALDIWERQLFFTNEVLGEPKPLEVAEKISEEEKKTSEMQQKIAELEKQISEQKQKITELEKQNSQQAQKVTQLEQQNSQQAQKVTELEQQNSQQVQKVTQLEQPNSQQSQKVTELEQQNSAQTKKVTELEQQNSQQAQKVTELEQQNSQQAQKVTELEQQNSQQAQKVTELEQQNSQQAQKVTELEQQNSQQAQKVTELEQQNSQQSQKVTELEQQNSQQAQKVTELEQQNSQQVQKVTQLEQQNSQQSQKVTELEQQNSQQAQKILELENKNSAMAQENSQLKQKNSEQKKKNSELSKKIAEQEQKNSQLEKENSQLKQNNSEQEQKIADRDQKISELEQKIAELEKKNSGLEEQEQLGVTPKNGCQEVEKLQPMDLKSESYFGEEVAISGEWAIAGSRKADGVGVQDAGIAYIFQLQDRKWQQKQLLQPIDLGVGDQFGCAVAIRGEWAIVGAHKADASGIQDAGSAYVFRLENGVWQQKQKLQATGLGVNSNFGKGIAISGEWAMIGASHSQAFDVANAGAAYVFRLENGVWRQKQRLQPVDLGINQCFGHSIAISGEYAFIGGGDRYASAGIKRPGGVYIYRLENNVWQQVQKLPSPQPDDNDLFGYSVAVSGKYAFVGAVNTIVSHISSAGTVYAYQLENGVWQLKQKLQPNSPDYCSFFGASVFMSGEVAIVGSTRADSINFKDTGAAYLFHLENGVWQQKQKLQPSDLHYESYFGFCTAIDREWIFVTASWADTSNFRRVGATYIFQVQ is encoded by the coding sequence ATGCAAAAAGAGATCCCGAACTACTTGCCTTATGTCCTCAAATTTGATGGGCAAGACGACCATATAGTATTGCCCGAAATGAAGATTGATTATTCACAGGGTTTTACAATCGAAGCTTGGGTATTTTACAACAGTTTCAAAAATGCGTCGCGAGTAATTGATTTCGGGAACGGGCCTAGTAAAAATAATATTGTATTTGGTTATATACTAAATGGCACGAATGCACTGGTATTAGACATCAAGAAAGGTTCCACATCCCAACAAATTGTAGCCGAGAAAGCTCTAGAAATTGGCGAATGGATGCACTTGGCGGCGACAGTTGATGCCTCCGGGAATGGGAAACTCTACAAGAATGGCCAAGAAATCCAAGCCGGAACAATTCAATTACCTCCAAACGTAAATCGAAGTATTAATTATATTGCCCGCAGTAACTGGGTGAACGATCCTTATTTTGATGGCAAAATAGCGGAAGTTCGCTTGTGGAAACGCGCCCGCACAGCAGAAGAACTGCAAAACGATCTGCATCGGCGTTTGGAGGGTAAAGTCGCAGGACTGGTGGGTTATTGGCCTTTAAATGAAGGCAAGGGCGATACAGTTAGTAAGACAGGCAAAATTAACGGAGCGACCTGGTATAACGAAATCTTTTTCCCAACTAAAGATCCGTTCTCCTACCCGCAAAACCTCCTTTCTTTTCGTTTGAATTCCATACAAATCCAAGATCCGTTTGAAAATAATCAGGAATTTACTATTTCTCTTTGGGTCAAACCTTCCGTCCTTAATGATGGAGGATGGCATGGATTGATCGGTTATGATAAAGATAAATATCGCAAACCTGGGTTGTGGTTAGCGCCAAATAATTCTGGGCTGCATTACGACTCTTACGATGAGGCAGGTAAGCGTTATAACGCGCCTTTAGAGAAATTCTTTGAAACTCAAGAGCGATGGGTACATATTACTTGGGTCAAACAGGGAACCGAGTACAAATTTTACCGTAATGGCGAACTGTTTGATACTAAGCCAGCACCAGAAACCGTTTATACCAAAAGTGATAGCAGCTATTGGATCGGAAAAGTCGATAATTTTTGGCAAGGTGAAATTGCGGAAGTTGCGGTCTGGAATTACGCTCGATCGCCAGTAGAAATCAAAGATGCCGTGTACGATCGCTTATTTGGAGTCGAACTGGGATTAGTCGGTTATTGGCCTTTGAATGAAGGCTCCGGCGATACAGCAAAAGATAAAACGGCGCGTGCCAATAACGGTATAATTAACCAAGCAACCTGGGGTCAGCAATACTTCCTCAAACCAGTCGATCGCATCCTGCGTACTCAACAGTATTTGAGCCTACCTTGCCTGAATTTTAATGGCAAGAATAGTTATGTGGAAGTCCCAGCCCATAGCAATCCAACTGACGCTGTTACAGTATCAGTCTGGGTAAAAAGCAACACGCCCAATTGGAACGAAAGTGGATGCTTAATCGAAAAACAAAATGCTTACAGTTTGCATCCCGAAGCTGGGGGAAAAACGCTCGTTTTTTCTATTTATTGCGGCGGTTGGAAATCTCTTAAGATTACACCGGAGATAGACATTACCCAGTGGAATCATTATGCAGGCACTTTTGATGGCAAATTAACTTGTTTATATATTAATGGAAAATTCGCTGGAAACATGGGCCAAGCTACTCAAAAAATTGATGCCAGTAATAGCGCTTTCTGTATAGGCAAAGATCTCAACTCTGCCAAATATTTCAATGGCACCGTTGCGGAAGTTCAAGTCTGGGATAGAGCGCTCAGCGAAAAAGAAATTCAAAAATATATGTCTGCCAATCCAGCCAATGAGCCGGGATTGCTGGGCTACTGGCCTTTACATGAAGGCGCTGGAGATACAGCAACAAACCTGGCGAAGAATGGCGAGACAGGCAAAATTACAAAAGCCACTTGGGAGCGCCAAGTATTTAACAAGCTTGCTCTCATTAGCAGGGACGATTTTACCGCAATAAAGAATGAAAAATTCATCAAAACAGCCCTTTACTTTGATGGGCAAAACGACCATATTGTATTGCCAGAAATGAATGTTGATTATGCACAGGGTTTTACAGTCGAAGCCTGGGTATATTACAACAGTTTCAAATCTTGGTCGCGCATTATCGATTTCTTTAACCTGCCAACTAACACAGATAAGATAGTGTTTGCAAATGTCGAATCGACAGATACTCTGGCTTTAGATATCAAACGCGGTAAAACCGAGCAAAGAATTACAGCCGACAAAGTGCTGGAAACAGGGAAATGGATGCACCTAGCTGCCACAGTCGATGCTTCCGGAAATGGGAAACTCTACAAAAACGGTCAAGAAATTAAATCGGGAAAAATGCACCTACCGGAAAGTCTGAATCGGACCCAGAACTATATCGGTAAAAGTCACGGTTCGGGAGATGGTTATTTTGACGGTCGGATAGCGGAAGTGCGCGTTTGGAACCGCGCCAGGAAAGCAGAAGAGTTGCAACAAGATATGAATCGCCGTTTGGCGGGTAACGAAACGGGACTGGTGGGTTATTGGCCTTTAAATGAAGGAAGTGAAAATCGCGTTTTTGATAAAACCAGTAATGGCAAACATGGTAGGATTGACGGAGCAATTTGGCCGCAAATTTCCGAATCGGATTATTTGCAATCTGTTTTGAGCGTGCATAAGCATAATTTTTATATAAGGTTAACAGATCCATTCCGGCGGAGTACCGCGCAAAACAATGAGGAATTTACGATCAGTTTCTGGGTCAACCCTTTAGTTCTCAATGATGGTAATTTTTACGGATTAATGGGTATTTATGTCAAACCTTCATTGTTTGTTGGGCCAAATAATAATGCTTTGTACTTCACTATTCCATCGGGCAACACGGAAAATACTGTCAAACCAAAAAAGATTTATGCTGAGTTTTTGAATAACTTTTTTGAAGCTCCAAATAAATGGGTTCATATCGCTTGGGTTAACCGGGGCAAGGAATTGAACTTTTACCGCAATGGCGAACTGTTTGCAACTAAACCTACTCCAGAAGATTTTCACAGGAGATCGATCGGCGCTGAATTTTATCTAGGAATAATACCTTTAGTTCTTGGGGCACAATCATGTCCAGAAACAAAAGTAACCAAGGACAATAAAAATTTCTTCGGTCAAATTAGCTATATGAGCTTCTGGGATCGTGCTTGCTCTCAGGAGGAAATTAAGGCCAATATGCACCGCCGTTTGGTGGGAAATGAAGCAGGATTGGTTGGTTATTGGCCTTTGGATGAAGGTGGCAATATAATCTACAACAGAGTTAACCCTGGCTATGGAATCGGACTGAGGGATTTTGCTTTAGATATTTGGGAGCGACAACTATTTTTTACCAATGAAGTTCTGGGTGAGCCTAAACCGCTGGAAGTGGCAGAGAAAATCTCTGAGGAAGAAAAGAAAACTTCGGAGATGCAACAGAAGATTGCGGAACTAGAAAAGCAGATTTCTGAGCAAAAACAGAAAATTACTGAACTAGAGAAGCAAAATTCTCAGCAAGCGCAGAAAGTAACTCAACTCGAACAGCAAAATTCTCAACAGGCGCAAAAAGTTACGGAACTCGAACAGCAAAATTCTCAGCAGGTGCAGAAAGTAACTCAACTCGAACAGCCGAATTCTCAGCAGTCGCAAAAAGTTACTGAACTCGAACAGCAGAATTCCGCGCAGACTAAGAAAGTTACTGAACTCGAACAACAGAATTCTCAGCAAGCGCAGAAAGTTACTGAACTCGAACAACAGAATTCTCAACAGGCGCAGAAAGTTACGGAACTCGAACAGCAGAATTCTCAGCAGGCGCAAAAAGTTACTGAACTCGAACAACAGAATTCTCAACAGGCGCAGAAAGTTACGGAACTCGAACAGCAGAATTCTCAGCAGGCGCAGAAAGTTACGGAACTCGAACAACAGAATTCTCAGCAGTCGCAAAAAGTTACGGAACTCGAACAGCAGAATTCTCAACAGGCGCAAAAAGTTACGGAACTCGAACAGCAAAATTCTCAGCAGGTGCAGAAAGTAACTCAACTCGAACAGCAGAATTCTCAGCAGTCGCAAAAAGTTACGGAACTCGAACAGCAGAATTCTCAGCAAGCACAGAAAATTTTGGAATTGGAGAATAAAAATTCGGCAATGGCACAAGAAAATTCTCAACTCAAACAAAAGAACTCGGAACAAAAGAAGAAAAATTCGGAATTGTCGAAGAAGATTGCCGAGCAGGAGCAGAAAAATTCTCAACTGGAAAAAGAAAATTCACAACTCAAACAGAACAACTCAGAGCAGGAGCAGAAAATTGCCGATCGCGACCAGAAAATTTCGGAACTGGAGCAAAAAATTGCTGAGTTAGAGAAGAAAAATTCTGGGCTAGAAGAGCAAGAGCAACTAGGGGTGACTCCTAAGAATGGGTGTCAAGAAGTGGAGAAACTGCAACCTATGGATTTGAAGAGCGAATCGTATTTTGGGGAAGAGGTTGCTATTAGTGGAGAATGGGCGATCGCAGGATCGCGCAAAGCTGATGGAGTGGGCGTTCAAGATGCTGGGATTGCTTATATTTTCCAATTGCAGGATCGGAAGTGGCAGCAAAAACAATTGCTACAGCCGATCGATTTGGGTGTCGGCGATCAATTTGGCTGCGCTGTGGCTATTCGCGGGGAGTGGGCGATTGTCGGCGCACACAAAGCCGATGCTTCCGGTATTCAAGATGCTGGATCTGCCTATGTTTTCCGATTGGAAAACGGGGTATGGCAGCAAAAACAGAAGCTGCAAGCAACTGGTTTAGGTGTCAATTCTAACTTCGGTAAGGGAATAGCCATCAGTGGAGAGTGGGCGATGATCGGCGCATCCCACAGTCAAGCTTTTGATGTTGCAAATGCAGGTGCTGCCTATGTTTTCCGATTGGAAAATGGGGTGTGGCGGCAAAAACAAAGGCTCCAACCAGTTGACTTAGGCATCAATCAATGCTTCGGTCATTCGATCGCCATCAGTGGAGAATATGCTTTTATTGGCGGAGGCGATCGCTACGCATCAGCAGGTATCAAACGTCCGGGAGGTGTTTATATTTACCGTCTGGAGAACAATGTGTGGCAACAAGTACAGAAACTGCCATCTCCACAACCAGATGATAACGATTTGTTTGGCTACTCTGTTGCTGTTAGTGGAAAATACGCTTTTGTGGGGGCAGTTAATACGATCGTCTCCCATATTTCCAGTGCGGGAACTGTCTATGCTTATCAATTGGAAAACGGAGTTTGGCAGCTAAAACAGAAACTGCAACCTAATAGCCCCGATTATTGCAGCTTTTTCGGTGCATCTGTATTTATGAGCGGCGAAGTTGCGATTGTTGGTTCAACCCGTGCCGATTCTATTAACTTTAAAGATACTGGTGCTGCCTATCTTTTCCACTTAGAAAATGGAGTTTGGCAGCAAAAACAAAAACTGCAACCTAGCGATTTGCATTACGAAAGCTACTTCGGTTTCTGTACTGCGATCGATCGGGAGTGGATTTTTGTAACTGCTTCGTGGGCAGATACGTCAAATTTCAGACGAGTTGGTGCTACCTACATTTTTCAAGTTCAATAG
- a CDS encoding 4Fe-4S single cluster domain-containing protein gives MIYTSRKDCLQIFRRQSPVTVLGPYKRAVIWVQGCEFACAGCIVPESWDEAGGETIVLEELAEWILAQPDIEGITLSGGEPMRQAAALVSLIDTVRRSKDLGVMCYTGYRWEQLQQQGTEAQKSLLDRIDLLVDGTYIESKHEDLLWRGSSNQRLLLLSDRYEQVLMAELAMGDRSAGMQFAVDLTGAFYFTGVPAKKGFREEFAARMQQHGITI, from the coding sequence ATGATTTATACCAGTAGAAAAGATTGCTTACAGATTTTTCGGCGTCAGTCTCCCGTAACGGTGTTGGGGCCATACAAACGGGCGGTAATTTGGGTACAGGGGTGCGAGTTTGCTTGTGCGGGCTGTATAGTTCCAGAATCCTGGGATGAAGCAGGTGGAGAAACGATCGTCCTGGAAGAATTGGCAGAATGGATTCTCGCGCAACCGGATATTGAGGGAATTACGCTTTCTGGTGGGGAACCGATGCGTCAAGCAGCAGCTTTGGTGAGTTTAATTGACACAGTTCGTCGGTCTAAAGATTTGGGTGTAATGTGCTACACGGGCTACCGTTGGGAACAACTGCAACAGCAGGGAACAGAGGCGCAGAAGTCTTTGCTCGATCGCATCGATTTGCTTGTTGATGGGACTTATATCGAATCAAAGCATGAGGACTTATTGTGGCGGGGGTCTAGCAATCAGCGATTGTTGTTGCTGAGCGATCGATACGAGCAAGTTTTAATGGCAGAATTGGCAATGGGCGATCGATCGGCTGGGATGCAATTCGCAGTCGATCTTACAGGCGCGTTCTACTTTACTGGCGTTCCTGCTAAAAAAGGCTTTCGAGAGGAGTTTGCCGCCCGAATGCAGCAACATGGCATTACCATATAA
- a CDS encoding Uma2 family endonuclease, with amino-acid sequence MVKSAPKLITVDEFLTEYGNNPRYELIDGELINLEPTGPHEQVAAFIGRKLNVEIDRLDATYFIPHRCLVKLLGTATAFRPDVIVLDRTQLVNEPLWQQEPVIALGASIKLVVEVVSTNWQNDYARKAEDYAELGIPEYWIVDYLGIGGKEYIGKPKQPTITICTLVEDEYQKQLFRAGDLLVSSIFPELRLPTGQVFAAAQ; translated from the coding sequence ATGGTTAAATCAGCCCCGAAACTTATAACTGTCGATGAGTTCCTGACGGAGTATGGTAATAACCCTCGTTATGAGCTAATTGATGGGGAGTTAATTAATTTGGAACCGACTGGACCGCACGAACAAGTAGCAGCTTTTATTGGGCGAAAGCTAAATGTGGAGATTGACCGTCTCGATGCGACTTACTTTATCCCACACCGATGTCTCGTTAAACTGCTAGGAACGGCAACAGCTTTTCGTCCTGATGTAATTGTGTTGGATCGCACTCAATTAGTCAATGAACCGTTGTGGCAACAAGAACCTGTAATTGCTTTGGGAGCTTCCATTAAACTTGTCGTTGAAGTCGTCAGTACAAACTGGCAAAATGATTATGCCCGTAAGGCCGAGGATTATGCAGAGTTAGGCATACCTGAGTATTGGATCGTAGATTATCTTGGTATTGGTGGAAAAGAGTACATCGGTAAACCCAAACAGCCAACTATCACAATTTGTACTCTGGTTGAAGATGAGTATCAAAAACAATTGTTCCGAGCGGGCGATTTGCTTGTTTCCTCAATCTTTCCAGAGCTGCGATTGCCAACAGGCCAAGTCTTCGCAGCAGCACAGTAA